Proteins from one Actinomycetota bacterium genomic window:
- a CDS encoding RNA ligase family protein, with product KLFEHLSDHFILFGEWCYAQHSVFYDRLPDWFLGFDVYDKRFGRFLSSKRRDALFREMCVAQVPVLALGHFAYPEVQKFLSTSKLSDQPAEGIYLRFSQDDWLAQRSKLVRPAFIQAVEQHWSRSAIRPNRLTLELQG from the coding sequence CAAGCTGTTTGAGCATCTTTCCGACCATTTCATACTCTTCGGGGAATGGTGCTATGCCCAGCACTCGGTTTTTTATGACCGTTTGCCGGATTGGTTCCTTGGTTTCGATGTTTATGACAAACGATTTGGCCGATTTCTATCTTCAAAGCGTCGGGATGCTCTCTTTAGGGAAATGTGTGTTGCTCAAGTTCCTGTTCTCGCACTCGGGCACTTCGCATACCCGGAAGTTCAAAAATTCCTATCGACCTCAAAACTCAGTGATCAGCCTGCGGAAGGCATCTATCTCCGATTTAGCCAAGATGACTGGCTGGCGCAACGGTCCAAACTGGTTCGTCCGGCATTTATCCAGGCTGTGGAGCAGCACTGGTCACGCTCCGCCATCAGGCCAAACCGGCTGACACT